The Elusimicrobiaceae bacterium DNA window AATTGTATTTTTCCAAGAACCATTTGCAGATTTCATCTTCGGTACCCTGGATACCAAACAATTTACTAATCACTTTGATTTCATCGTCATTGATTTTGAAGATATTGGCTTTAGCCAACAATTCTTCAATCAATTCCTTGCTGTAATAATGTTGGCGCAAGTTAATATCGAAGAAACGCAAAGAATCTTTGGGAGCATAATCTAACAAGGTTTTAATGGTATCTTTAGATTCTTGATGGCGTAGAGCCAACGTACCGAAACAAACTGCATCTGCTCTTTTTACCAAATCAATTGCTTTTTGGGAGAGGGGGATATGGTCCCATGCTACACCTTCAATAATCGTGTAGGTAGGTTGTCCGTCCTTTAATTCTACCTTTACACTTCCGGTAGGATAGGAAATCGTTTCACAGAGATATCCAATATGATTTTTTTCCATTTCTTGAATGATTTCTGTGCCTAATACGTCATTGCCTACTGCGCTAATTGCATATCCTTCTGAGCCAAGTTGAGTAGCATGGTAGACAAAGTTGATGGGGGCACCGCCGGCACGTTTGCCAGTCGGGAAAACATCCCAAAGTACTTCCCCAATGCCGACCACTACAGGTTTTTTAGTATTCATACCTTCTATAGTCCTCACATTTGAGATTTAGTCCTTCTGTTCTCATTCTATCAGATTTTCGTCAATTATGCTAGTGTTGTTTTTTGTGCCCCAAAAAAACTGTTCTTCACAAGTAAAAACAGCTCGGCAAGAGATTATCTTGAAGGTTGGGGGGATTGAGTAAAAGCAGGGGTAGCAATTTTTAACTTTGTATATTCTGTTTGCGCGGTGGCGGAGACGTAATTGGTGACAGAAACAGGCAACAGAATAGTGGCAGTAGACTTACTCTTAGGCAATTCTGCTAATATTTCTTCTCTATTACTCCACTGGTAACTGGTCGGCACTTTCATCTTATTGGCTACCATTTCATAAGCTATGTTATCTACTTTGACATAGCCCGGATGTAATTTGGCGTATGCCAGTAATGCCTTCTTAAAAGATTGCGGTGTGCGCGCCAAAGAAATATCACGCAATGCCTGCATATCCGTCAAAAGATTTTGATAGTCTTGAATCATTTCCGGCGAATAAGAGGTGGATGCCGATGGTTGTAATATCTCTTTGACCTGTTTAATAGAGATAGCAAGCGGTTCAATCACTTTCCCTTCTATAACTACTTTTTGTGCCAAGGTAGAGGTTTCTCCATGGTGAATGTAATAGCTCATATGATCCAAAATACTGGAGAAATAATTGGGGGCCGATTGTCTGTTATGAAAAGCTACTTCATCTGTGCGCAATTCATATACACCACTAGGGATATAGAGGTTTATTTTGCTGGCCGTTTGTGGTTTTTTGCGAATTAGCTTCATATAATCTTCCAGCGTTTGGCCTGCATAGCAAGTCCACACCAACAGGTGTGTAAAACCGGAATTGTATTTACGGATGGCATCTAAAATGTCTGCCAATGTAGTGATGGAAATAGCATCTAGATATGGACTGAATAAATTGGCACTCCACTCGCGACGGAAATTATTAAAGCCGTTAACAGAACGCCCATGCGCATATAAGAAAATCATATTTTCTTGGTTAGGGCGCAACAAGCTTAAATTTTCATCAAGGGTAGCCCCTTTATAACCGATCATGGGAAAAGAATTTTCTAAACTTCCCAACAACGGTGCCTCTGACGGAACGTCTACTCCGAGCAATAAAATAGCCGGCGAAGTACGTCCGATTATATTTTTCAAGGCAACCGTAAGATCCTCAGTTCCTACTTTTAATTTTCTTAAAGCGGTTTTCAAAGCACTTTTATCTTGCTCAGAAATACGACGGCTGACAGAGGACTGCAATTGCTCAGCAATGAAGGCCTGATCTCCTTCATCGTCAAATAAGGGCATTGCAAAGTCATATGTACCCGGCATATTTTCCGTGGCGGATACGTCGCCGGACAGGGCCCTCATTACGTGGTGAGTCGGCCAATTAACATTGCTAGAAATCCCTTGGAAAACGGTTTGATATTTCTGAGACAAATCGTCATTTGACAGCGTTTTATTTTCTGTCAAAGAATTCGCATCTACCGCTACCGTATAAGAGATAATTTTTTGTTCATCGGGCAGCGTAAATTCAATATGCAAGTGCAAATTGCCTGTTTGAAATCTACGGGTAATACCGGAGGATTGTATCCCAAATTCATGATTACCCATACGCACGTGTGCGGTGGCTTGCGGATGCTTTTCCTGCAGACTAGCCACGATATTGTCCACCACCTGTTGCACAGCTTGATTAGATACACTCTTTTTAAGCAACAGACGGCCATCTTTGGAAATCTTAACGCCCGCAATTCCTTTAGCTAGTTCCTGCGATAATGTAAGAGGGCTTTCCTCGATAGAGTAGAAATGTTTCCCTTGAACAGGGCGCAAAGACAAATAACCATCCTGCGTATATACTAATTCCGCAATGTTTTGATCTTGGGTATTTAAGAATTTGATTTTATGGAATTTGCCATCTTGCTCACCCATGATAGCTTGGCTAGCCTCTTGCATGAGGGAAAGATGCGTGGCATTACCTACTAACGCTTCGGCATACAAGGCATGCAATTCTTGTAGCGTATTCCAATCCAGTCCGGCCGAACGCTTTTTGACAAATTTAGAAATCCACGCTCTAAAACCTTCCAATCCCGGGCGATCGGCATCTGTACCGGAAATTTCTACCACGGAAGAAGTGGGAACCTCTAAGTTGTCTGTCCCTATAATGAAGCGGCTTACCGGTAAAGCGTAGGTGGGGGAAACTTTTTCAGGAGCAGTTTGCTCAGCCATGGCAGCAGCCACGGGAGTTTCTTCAGGCTCCACCGGGCGTAAGAAAGCTTGCTCTTGGGCAGGGAGCAGGAACGGAGCAAACAGGAAAGAACCTGTGATTAAGGCTTTCTTCCAAGTAGGAATAGAATTCCCAGATCCCGAAGTAGGGGCGGTTGTCCCAGTTGGATCAAAAGGCTCCTGCCGGCGAAGCGGCAGGAGCACCTCCTATACTAGATGGATTATCTTCTCCCGGTAGTTCCGTAGGATCCGCTTCCGGTGCGGCAATCGGGCCAAAGACTTCTTCCCATGTAGTGGTTCCATTGTATAATTTATCTAATGTTTTTTGCGTAATAGTCTTTTCCCCTTTGAGCAGTTCATCTAAATTTACAATGCGTCCTACATGTGTATAGAATAAGGGTACTGCTTTAACGTCATAGGTTACAGGTTTTCCATTTTCATCTATTACCGGTCTGCCTTGTTCATTGAGTACAAGCAATTTGTTCGGGTTACCTTCATTATCATACAGCACCATAAATTTATCTTCATCTTCTGCAGTGAGTTCTTTCCATGTGCCGTTAGCATCTTTCCAATAATAGGTTTTGAATTTGGATATATTTTCATCCGTAGAAGAATTTAATTTATGTCCATACCATTTTGTAGGCGTCTTTTTGGTTTGGTATCCTTTTGCAGCAGCTGCTTCTGCAAAGAATTTTCCCATCATTTCAGAGAAAGATTCTTCTTGTTCCACATAAATAGCATCATAGGAACCATATAAGTCTGTATTCTTAAAGGCGGCTGCTTCATATAAACCCACCATCATATGATGTGGCATGGCCAGATAATAGGTTTCGTCTTCTTTCATGGGCACATAGTGACGGTTTCCGTTTTTATCTTCCGGACTTAATATATATACAAACACTTGTACATCAGAAGTATCCACCACTTCTTTCCCGTCTGCATTTTTGATCACTTTCAAACCTTGTACCGCAATACGTATATTGTGCGAGCAGGCAAATGTAGCGGTGATTTCTTTTCCAGAATCTGCTTCAATGCCTTTTGTATAGACAAAATTATCGTGCATAAATTGGATAAATTGTCTACCTAAAATCGGACGAAGCGCAGGAGGTTCCGGATTGGGGCAATTATCTGTTAAAGTAGATAAAGTTACCTCATCTTTCCACAATGGCTTGCCGGTGTTCATATAACTAGCAAAACCAATCAAACGCCATTTTTCGATAGGTTTATTATCTCTGGTTTTTAATTTTCTTTCTCTACCAGTTACATCCGTTTCGCGAGAAAGCCGTTTAAACTTCCAATAAAGTCCATCTGCTGTCGCATTGGCCATAGCGGATTCTACGTAATAGGGATTATGACTGGTCCGAGAAGTTTTGTCACCTACCAATTTGACAACAGGTTGATTCATATCTCCCGCTTCTCTCTGCAAGTTTTCCGTAACGATACCCATAGATTTATGTAAGATACTATACGGATTCTCTTTTGCATCTTCTTGTCCTACAGGTACAGCGCTACGATCTAAGGCATCGATGATGTTGGTCGCTACATAGGTTTTCCCTGTTTCTTCATCTCTAGCTAAAAGGGTGGCAACCAGTCCTTTCCCTTGACCAAAACCTTTCCCTTGTACGTATTCAATACCGTTTAGAATTTGGTCCTCTGAGTTATGTGTATGTCCTTCATACACTACCCGAACCAATTTTTTCAAATCAGCCGGCATTTCATCAATCGCTTTTGCAATCGCATAGGCTCTACTATCTATACGATGATCATTTAACGCTTCATGCATCAGTACCACGATATGATCAACATTATTTTGTTGTAAATGCGCGACGGTAGTATTCAAAGAGGTTTGGAAATCTTCTTGTGCTTCTTCCTCTTTACCGGCTGGGTATTTTTTATTACCATAACCCGCTTTTCCTAAGGCAATGACCGCTACCCGTTCCCCCGTGCCAGTGATCTTAATGACATAAGGTAAGGTCTTTCCGATGGCACTTTCAAGCGTTTCCGGAACCCGTAACATACGCTGCTGCCCAGCGATAAAAGCAGGTCCACTGGCCACTCTGGAATGTTTATCAGTAGGTTTCCACGATCCTACAAATTTTAACCATCCTAAATTTGTCAAGAAGGTCTTAGAAACATCTGCTTCGTGGTTCCCCATGGTAAAGACATCCACACCCATGTGAATCAATTGAGAAAGACCCCACATGGGATATTTATTCAATAAATAACTTCCGGTAAAGCCGTCTCCACCGAATAATACAATTACGTTCTCACGACCGAATTCTTTAAAGAATTGTTCTGCTACCAGAATAAATTCGGTAATATCTTCACCATGCCAATCAGAGGCGTTCAAAATAACGGTTTCTGTGGCACGGCCTCGAATTTCTTTGGGCAATTGGTCTTCCATAAAAGTTCTTACATTTTCAGGAACTCCCACCAATTTCGTATCAGAGCCAGCCTTACGTTCTGGGTGGACATATTCAGTCGTAGTAGGACGAGGACTTTGCAAAATATCACGCCAAGGCAGCAGGCTCTTTTGCCAGTTTGGAAACACCGTTCCCCATAATTTATTCCAATTTTCTTGCGCTCTAGCTTTGGCTTGTTGGGGCGTTTCAGATTTGTTTTGTTCAACATGATAACCCAAAATAGCATCATCATATCTTTGCAAATCCGTAATGGTGGGTACTTCAGAAGCCGTTAAAAATTCGGTTTCATTTAACGGAATTCGATCTACTTTACTATGATTTTGACCGTCTGTTGCAACGCCCGTAAAACGATCACCAGTAGCTATCACCGGTCCTTGAGTAGAAGCCGCGGCACCACCGCCACTAAATTCCTCACCTAATGCCTCTATAAATTTGAGGAACTGCGGCATTCCCGGGATAAACGAACTGTACAAATTGCCATCGCTAGCAAACGCTTTGTGATAAGCATTGGAAATTTTACCGAAGAATTCTTGGAACAAACTCCACACAGAAGAAGTATTTTCCTCTTGTTGAACTGCCGCTTGTGTGGCAATATGGTCAACTAACGGGGTGGTTTGAATTTGTCCGTTTTGGTCCAAACTTACTTGATACCATCCTTCTTTTCCATCTACGGTTAAGTAGGCGGCTACAAAATCCATTTCAGACAGAGCAATGGCATGATCTACCGTCACTTCCTGTAAGTCCTGATTGATACCGGGGTTCTGTTCAATGAATTGTTGACTCACCGCATAACCAAATAGGACCGGCACCTCTCCACCACGGGAATGATGTATAGCTACGCTTGAATCATAGCTAAAAGGAATCGTATTTGCATCAGCAGAGGAACGGAGTATGCCTTCACGCAAGAGCTGTTGCAAGCCGGCTAAGCTCATACCTTGTCCTCTGTAGAGCATCTGTTTTCCTTGCAATAAATTGCTCGGAAAGGCAGGTATTAAGTACTTTTCAGTAGCACTAATTAAACTTGCTGTCGCATACTGATTGGGGAATTCAGCTAAGCGTTTTTGCCAGGCCATATTTTCTTGAGAAAGCCCTTGGCTAGCTGCAGAAGCAGCTGTT harbors:
- a CDS encoding carbohydrate kinase; its protein translation is MNTKKPVVVGIGEVLWDVFPTGKRAGGAPINFVYHATQLGSEGYAISAVGNDVLGTEIIQEMEKNHIGYLCETISYPTGSVKVELKDGQPTYTIIEGVAWDHIPLSQKAIDLVKRADAVCFGTLALRHQESKDTIKTLLDYAPKDSLRFFDINLRQHYYSKELIEELLAKANIFKINDDEIKVISKLFGIQGTEDEICKWFLEKYNLRYVVLTAGDKYSTIYSKDEVSRIETPRVKVADTVGAGDAFSGAFIAGILAGKTLRQAHEQAVKTAAFVCTKTGAWPAYN
- a CDS encoding MFS transporter — encoded protein: MRAQQALAQQATATTAATVAAPVLEQQSTPLPVVATETRQPTVAVQFGTTPTRLTATTSAPSTGTGYLYSGLPIFAIGDKLKNVWQRLTSSNRVANVEEARAANAAHAAVLASAISLLAALAGFADFVAPAVALLKDSLGLSTFVASLVTLSGFGMFGLSIPFGRLQAQIGRIPMMRIGLALSTLGLAIPSFVLGGAPLTTMPQFWTVLGSIALLCAGSTILKNAASALAFDVAQTDAAAASMLSSLDAWKIIPTVLNWVLPTVVLAANGYSWTLLFPIYGAISLAGLIASMFMNVAESAPEVAAAPTEEAAAQSAAPAQRAPIWPFVAGGASYIAAEIFALSNTPMLLTEVFNMTPATANIVTLSTIVAGIFASRFAGTYLPSRYLGTPRQRLVVSSLVALTGLALVMTGVPALSIAGLFLTGFGYGNIFPMLVNLAQSARPAEVDRTTSLMMTSIAAGGATPVLAALSDVLGPLWSFAMPMALIAGILGIGIHAKTTAKAALPSIPADQLKIPFEKKIDEASSIPSIGFFVYQRNEIPVPQAPEGSAVYRGMHFNSMDEVKTILSQGIKANYREDHTIYLSPSIYTATGYANVSGEVPVVFVVPMSQETIKGVTSSYRNAGEILLTHDILPEKISHVLTYMEKDGVKSWYRLSLNEKQEMIATPWEEYLANQTAASAASQGLSQENMAWQKRLAEFPNQYATASLISATEKYLIPAFPSNLLQGKQMLYRGQGMSLAGLQQLLREGILRSSADANTIPFSYDSSVAIHHSRGGEVPVLFGYAVSQQFIEQNPGINQDLQEVTVDHAIALSEMDFVAAYLTVDGKEGWYQVSLDQNGQIQTTPLVDHIATQAAVQQEENTSSVWSLFQEFFGKISNAYHKAFASDGNLYSSFIPGMPQFLKFIEALGEEFSGGGAAASTQGPVIATGDRFTGVATDGQNHSKVDRIPLNETEFLTASEVPTITDLQRYDDAILGYHVEQNKSETPQQAKARAQENWNKLWGTVFPNWQKSLLPWRDILQSPRPTTTEYVHPERKAGSDTKLVGVPENVRTFMEDQLPKEIRGRATETVILNASDWHGEDITEFILVAEQFFKEFGRENVIVLFGGDGFTGSYLLNKYPMWGLSQLIHMGVDVFTMGNHEADVSKTFLTNLGWLKFVGSWKPTDKHSRVASGPAFIAGQQRMLRVPETLESAIGKTLPYVIKITGTGERVAVIALGKAGYGNKKYPAGKEEEAQEDFQTSLNTTVAHLQQNNVDHIVVLMHEALNDHRIDSRAYAIAKAIDEMPADLKKLVRVVYEGHTHNSEDQILNGIEYVQGKGFGQGKGLVATLLARDEETGKTYVATNIIDALDRSAVPVGQEDAKENPYSILHKSMGIVTENLQREAGDMNQPVVKLVGDKTSRTSHNPYYVESAMANATADGLYWKFKRLSRETDVTGRERKLKTRDNKPIEKWRLIGFASYMNTGKPLWKDEVTLSTLTDNCPNPEPPALRPILGRQFIQFMHDNFVYTKGIEADSGKEITATFACSHNIRIAVQGLKVIKNADGKEVVDTSDVQVFVYILSPEDKNGNRHYVPMKEDETYYLAMPHHMMVGLYEAAAFKNTDLYGSYDAIYVEQEESFSEMMGKFFAEAAAAKGYQTKKTPTKWYGHKLNSSTDENISKFKTYYWKDANGTWKELTAEDEDKFMVLYDNEGNPNKLLVLNEQGRPVIDENGKPVTYDVKAVPLFYTHVGRIVNLDELLKGEKTITQKTLDKLYNGTTTWEEVFGPIAAPEADPTELPGEDNPSSIGGAPAASPAGAF